The following proteins are encoded in a genomic region of Sorangiineae bacterium MSr12523:
- a CDS encoding HAMP domain-containing histidine kinase has translation MAGSDAKRRRRDRLVSFVLLPAVIIAVGILAYFTFRSTFQIENLRQQSVLEATFGLANEKADRLDKRIIEQDNVVLAIADPSQLLELTERWLPTAQRETPTVRAILVLDEDRNVLAFASRATSAWSAEETFRRLLVQKMMNDMDLGALGAQPPDQLRHLHRVYAGQSYLLSYWQRVYHGRRYTVVAWHDIGRIVKYMLPNLYTEAPQTAASRVNVVDEEGRIIFGPPLRSSPFTVGVNFPTTLYNWRLQVSPSASEKYAASIANRRLLELVMVLLSCVVIVAGVATILVAAEKERRMSAMKSDFVANVSHELKTPLALIRMFGEMLHSGRVASDAKRAEYLQIIVDESERLSNLIENVLDFARAERGGGAAYDFSEGDVAEAVTRAVGVYRHRAEREGVELVVDVERPLPASRIDERAIQLAVINLIDNALKYAYQGKTVHVRAEREGRQNVIRVIDHGPGVPAEDRERIFERFVRGGSANGTNGASSSDPSRSPPRGSGIGLALVKHIAESHGGKAWVEPSAASARAPEAPETPGSTFLLSIPA, from the coding sequence GTGGCTGGGTCCGATGCGAAACGAAGACGACGCGATCGCTTGGTGAGCTTCGTGCTCCTACCGGCGGTGATCATCGCCGTCGGCATCCTCGCGTACTTCACCTTTCGCAGCACCTTCCAGATCGAGAACCTGCGCCAGCAATCCGTGCTCGAGGCCACCTTCGGCCTCGCCAACGAAAAGGCTGATCGCCTCGACAAGCGCATCATCGAGCAGGACAACGTCGTCCTTGCCATCGCCGATCCGTCGCAGCTGCTCGAGCTGACCGAGCGCTGGCTTCCGACGGCCCAGCGCGAAACCCCCACCGTGCGCGCCATCCTCGTGCTCGACGAAGATCGCAACGTGCTTGCCTTCGCCTCGCGAGCCACCAGCGCATGGTCCGCCGAGGAAACCTTCCGCCGCCTGCTCGTGCAGAAGATGATGAACGACATGGATCTCGGGGCGCTCGGCGCGCAGCCTCCGGATCAACTTCGTCACCTGCACCGCGTCTACGCAGGCCAGAGTTACCTCCTCAGCTATTGGCAACGCGTCTACCACGGCCGCCGGTACACGGTCGTCGCATGGCACGACATCGGGCGCATCGTGAAATACATGCTGCCCAACCTTTACACGGAGGCGCCGCAAACGGCGGCGAGCCGCGTGAACGTCGTCGACGAAGAGGGACGCATCATCTTTGGCCCGCCGCTGCGCAGCAGCCCCTTCACCGTCGGCGTCAACTTCCCGACGACGCTCTACAACTGGCGCCTACAGGTCTCCCCCTCGGCGAGCGAGAAGTACGCCGCGAGCATCGCCAATCGCCGCTTGCTCGAGCTGGTCATGGTTCTCCTCTCGTGCGTGGTCATCGTCGCAGGCGTCGCGACCATCCTCGTCGCCGCGGAAAAAGAGCGCCGCATGTCGGCGATGAAGAGCGACTTCGTGGCCAACGTGAGCCACGAATTGAAGACGCCGCTCGCGCTGATCCGCATGTTCGGCGAGATGCTCCACTCGGGCCGCGTCGCCAGCGATGCAAAGCGCGCCGAGTACCTGCAGATCATCGTCGACGAGAGCGAGCGCCTCTCGAACCTCATCGAGAACGTGCTCGACTTCGCACGCGCCGAACGTGGCGGTGGCGCGGCGTACGACTTCTCGGAAGGCGACGTGGCCGAGGCCGTAACACGCGCCGTCGGCGTCTACCGTCATCGCGCAGAACGTGAAGGCGTCGAGCTCGTCGTCGATGTCGAGAGACCGCTTCCCGCATCACGCATCGACGAGCGCGCCATTCAGCTGGCGGTCATCAACCTGATCGACAACGCGCTCAAGTACGCCTACCAAGGCAAAACCGTGCACGTCCGCGCCGAGCGCGAAGGCCGGCAAAATGTGATTCGCGTGATCGACCACGGCCCCGGCGTGCCCGCCGAAGATCGCGAGCGCATCTTCGAGCGCTTCGTGCGCGGCGGCAGCGCGAACGGCACCAACGGAGCGTCCTCGAGCGATCCATCGCGATCACCGCCCCGCGGCAGCGGCATCGGATTGGCGTTGGTCAAACACATCGCGGAAAGCCACGGTGGAAAAGCGTGGGTGGAGCCCAGCGCTGCCTCCGCCCGCGCTCCGGAAGCGCCCGAAACACCGGGATCCACGTTTCTCTTGAGCATTCCGGCTTAA
- the rpmG gene encoding 50S ribosomal protein L33 — MRDIIKMTCGNCSRANYTTTKNKRTMSEKFEIKKFCPVCRKHFPHKEGKISKG; from the coding sequence ATGCGCGACATCATCAAGATGACCTGCGGCAACTGCAGCCGCGCCAATTACACGACGACCAAGAACAAGCGGACCATGTCCGAGAAGTTCGAAATCAAGAAGTTCTGCCCGGTCTGCCGGAAGCACTTCCCGCACAAAGAGGGAAAGATCTCTAAGGGCTGA
- a CDS encoding rod shape-determining protein, with the protein MIFDWLHGLFSNDLAIDLGTANTLIYVKGKGIVSCEPSVVAVQRDARGGNKVLAVGREAKEMLGRTPGNIRAVRPLRDGVIADFEITEAMLRYFIARAHNRRTLVKPRIIICVPFGITEVEKRAVKESAESAGAREVYLIEEPMAAAIGAGLPITEPSGNMVVDIGGGTTEVAVISLAGIVYSQSVRVGGDKMDEAISAYLKRKYNLAIGEQTAERIKMQVGNAYPLDTQLTTEVKGRDLVAGVPKTVIVNSDEIREALTEPTNSIVEAVLLALEKTPPELAADIVDKGIVLTGGGALLSNLDVLLREETGLPVMVCDDPISAVVLGSGKTLDHMELLKEVTIG; encoded by the coding sequence ATGATCTTCGACTGGCTCCACGGCCTGTTCTCGAACGACCTCGCGATCGATCTCGGGACCGCGAACACCCTCATCTATGTGAAGGGTAAAGGCATCGTCTCGTGTGAACCGTCCGTCGTGGCGGTCCAGCGTGATGCCCGCGGAGGCAACAAAGTGCTCGCCGTTGGCCGCGAGGCCAAGGAAATGCTCGGGCGCACGCCAGGAAATATCCGGGCGGTGCGCCCGTTGCGTGATGGCGTCATCGCCGACTTCGAGATCACCGAAGCGATGCTTCGGTACTTCATCGCGCGCGCCCACAACCGCCGCACCCTGGTCAAACCGCGCATCATCATCTGCGTCCCCTTCGGCATCACCGAAGTCGAGAAGCGCGCAGTGAAAGAAAGCGCGGAAAGCGCCGGTGCGCGCGAAGTCTATTTGATCGAAGAGCCCATGGCCGCTGCTATCGGCGCGGGCTTGCCCATCACCGAGCCAAGCGGAAACATGGTCGTGGACATCGGTGGTGGCACCACCGAGGTCGCGGTCATCTCGCTGGCCGGCATCGTCTACTCGCAGAGCGTGCGCGTCGGCGGCGACAAGATGGACGAAGCGATCAGCGCGTATTTGAAGCGCAAATACAACTTGGCCATCGGCGAGCAAACGGCCGAGCGCATCAAGATGCAGGTCGGCAACGCCTACCCGCTCGACACGCAGCTCACCACCGAGGTCAAAGGTCGCGACTTGGTTGCGGGCGTGCCCAAGACGGTCATCGTCAACTCCGACGAGATCCGCGAGGCGCTCACCGAGCCGACCAACTCCATCGTCGAGGCCGTGCTCCTCGCCTTGGAAAAAACGCCGCCGGAGCTCGCGGCGGACATCGTCGACAAGGGCATCGTGCTCACCGGCGGTGGTGCGCTTTTGTCGAACCTCGACGTGCTCTTGCGCGAAGAGACGGGCCTTCCCGTCATGGTTTGCGACGATCCGATCAGCGCCGTCGTGCTCGGCAGCGGCAAGACATTGGATCACATGGAACTTCTGAAGGAAGTCACCATCGGGTAG
- the mreC gene encoding rod shape-determining protein MreC: MSPALKRYRDIAIVVVLLTVPFFFLRSNMKKPENMNAMDRVILRISAPIEYGAATLSRGISHVVSDYVYLVDVKADQDKLSYDNARLREQVQKLSAQQVENQELRRLLQLRETTPADTVSALVVAKDFTEFFRVTRVVLDRGSRDIRPHQPVISPDGVVGAVLHVIGDAIDVQLSVDAAFGIDVEDERTHARGFVRGTGDPARYACKVEMVDARDEVQVGDLMVTSGKGKWFPRGIPVARVTKVVKRELGRDQEVEASPTVNFSRLDTVLILVTPPAEESTLDLSPRSASQNTRQK; encoded by the coding sequence ATGTCCCCTGCCCTCAAACGCTATCGAGATATCGCGATCGTCGTCGTCCTGCTGACGGTGCCGTTCTTCTTTCTCCGCTCGAACATGAAGAAGCCGGAGAACATGAACGCGATGGATCGCGTCATCCTGCGCATCAGCGCGCCCATCGAATACGGCGCCGCCACGCTTTCGCGCGGCATCTCGCACGTGGTGAGCGATTACGTCTACCTCGTCGACGTCAAAGCCGACCAGGACAAGCTCTCCTACGACAACGCGCGCTTGCGCGAGCAAGTGCAGAAGCTCTCCGCGCAGCAGGTGGAGAACCAAGAGCTGCGACGCCTCTTGCAGCTTCGCGAGACCACGCCGGCCGACACCGTGAGCGCCCTGGTCGTCGCCAAAGATTTTACCGAGTTTTTCCGCGTGACGCGCGTGGTCCTCGACCGCGGCTCGCGCGACATCCGGCCGCACCAGCCGGTCATCTCGCCCGACGGCGTCGTCGGCGCCGTGCTGCACGTCATCGGCGACGCCATCGACGTGCAGCTGTCCGTGGATGCCGCCTTCGGCATCGACGTGGAGGACGAGCGCACCCACGCGCGCGGCTTCGTGCGCGGCACCGGCGATCCCGCGCGCTACGCGTGCAAAGTCGAGATGGTCGACGCGCGCGACGAGGTGCAGGTGGGCGACCTCATGGTCACCAGCGGCAAGGGCAAATGGTTCCCGCGCGGCATCCCGGTGGCAAGGGTCACCAAGGTCGTCAAGCGTGAGCTCGGCCGCGATCAAGAGGTGGAGGCCTCGCCCACCGTGAATTTCTCGCGCCTGGACACGGTGCTCATCCTCGTCACGCCGCCCGCGGAGGAATCGACGCTCGATCTTTCGCCGCGCAGCGCCTCACAGAACACAAGGCAGAAATAG
- the mrdA gene encoding penicillin-binding protein 2, which produces MSDLLVTRSDVGEFRKRYKYFVLVVFIAFMAVIVRLFQLQVLDNTKYSGIAHENIIRRVTLATTRGVIRDSQGKILASSRPAYNVYIVPGRVMPSARPIRRGSSEADEPDSWPKVAETLRLNPDERTRFDERIRNACRTDENKSPCWRSILVREDLSRDIVAEVKQHQVELPGVEVVSAPVRYYPYKNLGSHALGYVTEIDAETLTRFRPEGYDQMSGAEQQKVNPLGYTAGDAFGATGIERAFESTLRGQRGWEKRVVDAHGRYRTGPEAARLIDAPARQEPIPGRDLRITIDIELEQAIEKAMRAQLAGAAVVIDVRTGRLLGLYSKPDFDPNDLSGGGGKERFRETIHKLGSDPLRPMLDKAMSGAFQPGSTFKPFSALAGLEDKTVNPDERERCDGYLYFGRRVFHCKHVHGRVNMREAIGESCNIYFFKLAQAVGMDRMANIAHEFGLGVRTGIGVNPEAAGRIPTRSWYALRYRGQYRIGFALNTAIGQGDTAVTPLQLGLAYAALANGGTLYLPQIVRTVEASDGSVEQDFPPRVRQKVKIAPENLQRVTDSLWSVVNDPKGTAYAVRDDFLEVSGKTGTAQNEVRKPPEDDPKRAWYYQKDHAWFVSYYPSRAPEIAVVVLVEHGGAGPTIAAPIAINIIRDYARINAARAGRPPPRTSKSTNTPAAGAHGNAAAAPKPAEPPPPAPAPPPAPVTTDPAMPEDPATPTEPPAP; this is translated from the coding sequence ATGAGCGATCTTCTCGTCACCCGCTCCGACGTCGGCGAGTTCCGCAAGCGCTACAAATACTTCGTCCTGGTCGTGTTCATCGCCTTCATGGCGGTCATCGTGCGGCTCTTCCAGCTGCAGGTGCTCGACAACACGAAGTACTCGGGCATTGCGCACGAGAACATCATCCGCCGCGTCACCCTTGCGACCACCCGCGGCGTCATCCGCGATTCGCAAGGAAAGATCCTCGCGTCGAGCCGCCCCGCCTACAACGTGTACATCGTGCCGGGCCGCGTAATGCCCAGCGCGCGCCCGATCCGGCGCGGCAGCTCCGAGGCCGACGAGCCGGATAGCTGGCCAAAGGTCGCCGAGACCCTCCGCTTGAACCCGGACGAACGCACCCGCTTCGACGAGCGCATTCGCAACGCCTGCCGCACCGACGAGAACAAGTCGCCATGCTGGCGCTCCATCTTGGTGCGCGAAGACCTTTCGCGCGACATCGTCGCCGAGGTGAAGCAGCACCAAGTCGAGCTTCCCGGCGTCGAGGTCGTGAGCGCCCCCGTGCGCTACTACCCGTACAAAAACCTAGGCTCGCACGCGCTCGGCTACGTCACCGAAATCGACGCGGAAACGCTCACGCGCTTCCGGCCCGAAGGGTACGACCAGATGTCGGGCGCGGAGCAGCAGAAGGTCAACCCGCTCGGTTACACGGCGGGCGACGCGTTCGGCGCCACCGGCATCGAGCGCGCCTTCGAGAGCACCTTGCGCGGGCAGCGCGGCTGGGAAAAGCGCGTCGTCGATGCGCACGGCCGCTACCGCACCGGGCCCGAGGCCGCGCGCCTCATCGACGCCCCGGCCAGGCAGGAGCCCATCCCGGGGCGAGATCTGCGCATCACCATCGACATCGAGCTCGAGCAAGCCATCGAGAAGGCCATGCGTGCGCAGCTCGCCGGTGCGGCCGTGGTCATCGACGTGCGCACGGGCAGGCTGCTCGGGCTGTACTCGAAACCCGACTTCGACCCGAACGATCTCTCCGGCGGCGGCGGCAAGGAACGCTTCCGCGAGACCATCCACAAACTGGGCAGCGATCCGCTGCGCCCCATGCTCGACAAGGCGATGAGCGGCGCGTTCCAGCCTGGATCGACGTTCAAGCCGTTCTCCGCCCTCGCGGGCCTCGAGGACAAGACCGTCAACCCGGACGAGCGGGAGCGCTGCGACGGGTATCTGTACTTCGGACGCCGCGTCTTCCACTGCAAGCACGTGCACGGCCGCGTGAACATGCGCGAGGCCATCGGCGAGTCGTGCAACATTTACTTCTTCAAGCTCGCCCAGGCCGTCGGTATGGACCGCATGGCCAACATCGCGCACGAGTTCGGCCTCGGTGTGCGCACGGGCATCGGCGTCAATCCGGAGGCCGCGGGGCGCATTCCGACGCGCTCGTGGTACGCGCTGCGCTACCGCGGGCAGTACCGCATCGGCTTCGCGTTGAACACCGCCATCGGGCAGGGCGACACCGCCGTCACGCCGCTGCAGCTCGGGCTCGCGTACGCGGCGCTGGCCAACGGCGGCACGCTGTACTTGCCCCAGATCGTGCGTACCGTCGAGGCGAGCGACGGCTCCGTGGAGCAGGACTTCCCGCCGCGCGTGCGCCAAAAGGTAAAAATCGCACCAGAGAACCTCCAGCGCGTGACCGACTCGCTCTGGTCCGTGGTGAACGACCCCAAGGGCACGGCCTACGCCGTGCGCGACGACTTCCTCGAGGTCTCGGGAAAGACGGGCACCGCACAGAACGAAGTGCGCAAGCCACCCGAAGACGACCCGAAGCGCGCTTGGTACTACCAGAAGGACCACGCGTGGTTCGTCTCGTATTACCCTTCCCGCGCACCGGAAATCGCCGTGGTCGTGCTCGTCGAGCACGGCGGCGCAGGTCCGACCATCGCGGCGCCCATCGCGATCAACATCATTCGCGATTACGCGCGCATCAACGCCGCACGCGCAGGGCGTCCACCGCCGCGCACCTCGAAGAGCACCAACACGCCGGCGGCGGGCGCGCACGGTAACGCCGCCGCGGCGCCCAAGCCCGCCGAGCCTCCGCCGCCGGCCCCCGCGCCGCCGCCCGCACCGGTCACCACGGATCCGGCGATGCCGGAAGATCCCGCCACGCCCACGGAGCCGCCGGCACCATGA
- the rodA gene encoding rod shape-determining protein RodA, producing MIGRMLTRPRDHFDWTLFLIISGLGVIGVVNLYSATSVTKAALSDLYIQQVYWFVGGGILATAVAVIDYRHYERFGYALYAFGIVLLLLVFVLGRDIRGSSRWIYFGSFGFQPSEFMKLFLIIALAKFLHDDPKSDGRRLPDLIIPALIAGVPTLLVLKQPDLGTALILSLIFVSICSLTRIQWKSIVTLAIGGAVLLPVLWTYVLKPYQKERITAFLDPEKNVLGSVWQAFQARVAIGNGGWGGQGFMRGTQNQFQFLPDQHSDFPFAVYAEDWGFFGGIVLVFLYAFLVLWAIRIAATAKDRFGAVLAIGVGALIFWHAFFNLGMVVGILPVVGVTLPLFSYGGSSVLTILLGIGLLMNVAMRRYAVTPSRGRFDD from the coding sequence ATGATCGGCCGGATGCTCACGCGGCCGCGTGACCACTTCGACTGGACGCTGTTTCTCATCATCAGCGGCCTGGGCGTCATCGGCGTGGTCAACTTGTACTCCGCGACGAGCGTCACCAAAGCGGCGCTGTCGGATCTGTATATCCAGCAGGTCTACTGGTTCGTCGGCGGCGGCATCCTCGCCACCGCCGTCGCCGTCATCGACTACCGGCACTACGAGCGCTTCGGTTACGCGCTGTACGCCTTTGGCATCGTGCTGCTCTTGCTGGTCTTCGTGCTGGGGCGCGACATCCGAGGCTCGTCGCGCTGGATCTATTTCGGCTCGTTCGGCTTTCAGCCGAGCGAGTTCATGAAGCTTTTCCTCATCATCGCGCTGGCGAAGTTCCTCCACGACGATCCGAAGAGCGACGGCCGCCGCCTGCCCGACCTGATCATTCCCGCGCTCATCGCCGGGGTGCCGACATTGCTCGTCCTGAAGCAGCCCGATCTCGGCACCGCGCTGATCCTGAGCCTCATCTTCGTCTCGATTTGTTCGCTGACGCGGATCCAGTGGAAGAGCATCGTGACCTTGGCCATCGGCGGGGCGGTGCTGCTTCCGGTGCTCTGGACCTATGTGCTCAAGCCGTATCAAAAGGAGCGCATCACGGCCTTTTTAGACCCGGAGAAGAACGTTCTCGGCTCGGTGTGGCAGGCCTTCCAGGCGCGCGTGGCCATCGGCAACGGTGGCTGGGGCGGCCAAGGCTTCATGCGCGGCACGCAGAACCAGTTCCAGTTCTTGCCCGACCAGCACTCGGACTTTCCATTCGCCGTGTACGCCGAAGACTGGGGCTTCTTCGGGGGCATCGTCCTCGTCTTCCTCTATGCCTTCCTGGTGCTCTGGGCCATTCGGATCGCCGCCACCGCAAAGGATCGCTTCGGCGCCGTTCTGGCCATCGGCGTGGGCGCGCTCATCTTCTGGCACGCGTTCTTCAACCTCGGCATGGTCGTCGGCATTCTTCCGGTCGTCGGCGTCACCCTGCCGCTGTTCTCTTACGGCGGGTCCAGCGTGCTCACCATTCTGCTGGGCATCGGCCTTCTCATGAACGTCGCGATGCGCCGCTACGCCGTCACGCCATCCCGCGGCCGCTTCGACGACTGA
- a CDS encoding DUF2236 domain-containing protein — MSQHRDVDGSGGAALGPDSLAWKFAGDRRVHFVAGRALCLQVAHPTVSAGVAQFSDYRKNPYARLERTLATTYAVVYGEEHALEAARALRKMHERIRGVDAHGRAWHALEPGAFAWVHATTFESLVCMCQHFARPLDGPEMAKLYDEFRSIGRMYGVTDDDLPRHLEGFFSYYRDMLDRKLEHTETAKGLLAYIKSSTPPPPGWHELWKPAFRTAGAFNHLVTVGLLPEALRERWGLRWSAADRSALRTFETAVRAGWAFVPSRHRYHPAAQAAFARAAHA; from the coding sequence ATGAGCCAACACCGGGATGTGGACGGATCAGGGGGTGCGGCGTTGGGGCCGGATTCGCTCGCGTGGAAGTTCGCAGGCGATCGGCGCGTTCACTTCGTCGCGGGACGGGCGCTTTGCCTTCAGGTTGCGCACCCGACGGTGAGCGCCGGGGTCGCGCAGTTTTCGGACTACCGGAAGAACCCTTACGCCCGCTTGGAGCGCACACTCGCCACGACGTACGCCGTCGTCTACGGCGAAGAGCACGCCCTCGAGGCCGCGCGCGCGCTCCGCAAGATGCACGAACGCATCCGTGGGGTAGATGCGCACGGTCGTGCATGGCATGCGCTCGAACCGGGCGCGTTCGCGTGGGTGCACGCGACCACGTTCGAGTCGCTCGTGTGCATGTGCCAACACTTCGCGCGCCCGCTCGACGGGCCCGAGATGGCCAAGCTCTACGACGAGTTCCGTTCAATCGGCCGCATGTATGGCGTGACGGACGACGATCTTCCTCGCCACCTCGAGGGCTTCTTTTCCTACTATCGGGACATGCTCGACCGGAAACTCGAACATACCGAGACGGCGAAGGGCCTTCTCGCGTACATCAAGAGCTCCACGCCGCCGCCCCCCGGCTGGCACGAGCTCTGGAAGCCCGCATTCCGAACAGCGGGCGCGTTCAACCATCTCGTCACGGTCGGGCTCTTGCCGGAGGCCCTTCGCGAGCGCTGGGGCCTGCGCTGGAGCGCGGCCGATCGCAGCGCACTGCGCACCTTCGAAACGGCGGTGCGCGCGGGGTGGGCCTTCGTTCCCTCACGGCATCGCTACCATCCCGCGGCGCAGGCGGCGTTCGCGCGCGCAGCCCACGCATGA
- a CDS encoding TetR family transcriptional regulator, producing MKASAKSKAAPSIDTEKDEDDVGTRILDAARDHFALVGLRRTSMEDVAKRAGISRITVYRRFPNKGELTQAVMLREARLAFGKIEDGLHEASLEDALVEGFVRTLQIGRTHPLVTGLLATEPEVILPYFTIDASPILATATAFLADRLRRKTRELDHATAVPIAEVLVRMTVSFLLTPKGAVDLSSEKQIRAFARRYIVKWVRAWVPVS from the coding sequence ATGAAGGCCTCGGCCAAGTCGAAAGCTGCCCCGAGCATCGACACCGAAAAAGACGAGGACGACGTCGGCACGCGCATCCTCGATGCGGCCCGCGATCACTTCGCCCTCGTCGGACTGCGGCGCACGAGCATGGAGGACGTGGCCAAGCGCGCGGGCATCTCGCGCATCACGGTGTACCGGCGCTTTCCGAACAAGGGCGAGCTCACACAGGCGGTCATGCTGCGCGAGGCGCGCCTCGCCTTTGGAAAAATCGAGGACGGGCTGCATGAGGCTTCGCTGGAGGACGCGCTGGTGGAAGGCTTCGTCCGCACCTTGCAAATCGGCCGCACGCACCCGCTGGTCACCGGCCTGCTCGCCACGGAGCCCGAGGTCATCCTTCCGTACTTCACGATTGATGCATCGCCCATCTTGGCGACGGCCACCGCCTTCCTCGCCGATCGGTTGCGGCGAAAGACCCGCGAGCTCGACCACGCGACGGCCGTGCCCATCGCAGAGGTGCTCGTGCGTATGACCGTGTCGTTCCTGCTCACGCCGAAGGGCGCCGTGGACCTCTCCAGCGAGAAGCAGATCCGCGCATTCGCGCGGCGCTACATCGTCAAGTGGGTACGCGCCTGGGTTCCCGTTTCGTGA